The following coding sequences are from one Triticum dicoccoides isolate Atlit2015 ecotype Zavitan chromosome 4A, WEW_v2.0, whole genome shotgun sequence window:
- the LOC119285236 gene encoding mitochondrial substrate carrier family protein V-like, with translation MQTEASVGMAAATVDGAAAVAARRYSTQQQQPQPQQHHNQPKLGTTLHLLAGGVAGAVSKTCTAPLARLTILFQVQGMHSDVATMRNTSIWREASRIVYEEGLRAFWKGNLVTIAHRLPYSSISFYTYERYKNWLQMIPGLDSNGGLGADVGVRMVGGGLSGITAASLTYPLDLVRTRLAAQTNTAYYRGISHALFAICRDEGPRGLYKGLGPTLLGVGPSIAISFSVYETLRSHWLLERPCDSPIFISLACGSLSGVASSTFTFPLDLVRRRKQLEGAAGRANVYKTGLVGTFGHIIQTEGYRGLYRGILPEYCKVVPSVGLIFMTYETLKSMFTEGASDE, from the exons ATGCAGACGGAGGCGAGCGTGGGGATGGCCGCCGCGAccgtggacggcgccgccgccgtcgccgcgcggAGGTACTCgacgcagcagcagcagccgcagccgcagcagcACCACAACCAGCCCAAGCTTGGGACGACgctccacctcctcgccggcggcgTCGCCGGCGCCGTCAGCAAGACCTGCACCGCGCCGCTCGCCCGCCTCACCATCCTGTTTCAG GTGCAAGGAATGCACTCAGATGTGGCTACGATGCGCAACACTAGTATATGGCGTGAAGCGTCCCGCATTGTCTATGAAGAAGGGCTACGAGCCTTCTGGAAAGGAAATCTTGTAACTATTGCACATCGGTTGccttactcctcgattagtttctaTACATACGAGAGATATAAGAAT TGGCTTCAGATGATACCTGGTCTCGACAGTAATGGTGGATTGGGTGCCGATGTTGGTGTCAGAATGGTAGGCGGTGGCTTGTCTGGGATAACTGCAGCTTCTTTGACATATCCACTGGACTTGGTACGGACACGTCTGGCTGCTCAG ACGAACACAGCCTACTACAGGGGCATATCCCATGCTCTTTTTGCGATCTGCAGAGATGAGGGTCCCAGGGGGTTGTACAAGGGTCTTGGTCCCACTTTACTG GGTGTAGGCCCCAGTATAGCAATAAGCTTCTCAGTTTATGAAACTCTGCGTTCACATTGGCTACTAGAGCG GCCATGTGATTCCCCTATCTTTATCAGTTTGGCTTGTGGAAGCCTTTCGGGAGTTGCATCATCAACTT TTACATTTCCATTGGATCTTGTAAGACGCCGCAAGCAGTTGGAAGGTGCAGCTGGGAGGGCCAATGTCTACAAGACAGGACTTGTTGGAACGTTTGGGCATATTATTCAGACAGAAGGTTATAGAGGATTGTATAGAGGGATCTTGCCTGAGTACTGCAAAGTGGTTCCCAGCGTCGGCCTCATTTTTATGACATACGAGACACTGAAGTCCATGTTCACAGAAGGGGCATCAGATGAATAG